In the Candidatus Rhodoblastus alkanivorans genome, one interval contains:
- a CDS encoding DnaA ATPase domain-containing protein — protein sequence MIRQLPLDLPHRPNYADEDFLAAPSNAKALALLRLWPDWPHRLLLLTGPQGSGKSHLGAIWARRAGATILPAQKLDLAALPGLAGAPALLVEDADEPPLRETELFHLINLAMEHGTFLLLTARKAPDAWELRTKDLLSRLRRAPMVALEQPDEDFLRAILVKLFHDRQIKVEANLIDFLVPRLERSFAAAQAIVAALDAEGLARGRPVTRALAAELLAAAPVADDEDH from the coding sequence ATGATCCGGCAATTGCCGCTCGATCTGCCGCATCGGCCGAATTACGCCGACGAGGATTTTTTGGCCGCGCCGTCGAACGCAAAGGCGTTGGCGCTGCTGCGGTTGTGGCCGGACTGGCCGCATCGCCTGCTGCTGCTGACCGGGCCGCAGGGCTCGGGAAAAAGCCATCTCGGCGCGATCTGGGCGCGGCGCGCGGGCGCGACCATTCTTCCGGCGCAAAAGCTCGATCTGGCCGCGCTGCCCGGTCTCGCCGGGGCGCCGGCGCTGCTCGTCGAGGACGCCGACGAGCCGCCGCTGCGCGAGACCGAATTGTTCCATCTGATCAATCTGGCGATGGAGCACGGGACCTTTCTGCTCCTCACCGCGCGCAAGGCGCCCGACGCCTGGGAGCTGCGCACGAAAGACCTGCTGTCGCGCCTGCGCCGCGCGCCCATGGTCGCGCTTGAGCAGCCGGACGAGGATTTTTTGCGCGCGATTTTGGTCAAATTGTTCCATGATCGCCAGATCAAGGTCGAGGCCAATCTCATCGATTTTCTCGTCCCGCGTCTGGAGCGGTCTTTCGCTGCGGCACAGGCGATTGTCGCGGCGCTCGACGCGGAAGGCCTCGCGCGCGGGCGGCCGGTCACCCGCGCCCTGGCGGCCGAACTTCTGGCCGCCGCGCCGGTCGCGGATGATGAAGACCATTGA
- the purN gene encoding phosphoribosylglycinamide formyltransferase, with translation MTKNRKRVGVLISGRGSNMRALVEAARAPDFPAEIGVVLSNVPDVAGLDFARAEGITTAVVAHKSFPDRESFERAMHETLIGHGAELICLAGFMRILTPWFVSQWRDRMLNIHPALLPSYRGLHTHERALAEGVKIHGATVHFVAPEMDAGPIIVQAAVPVLRDDTPEALAARVLAQEHRIYPLALKLVASGAARVEGARVLVEGEPPAPDALLWPQ, from the coding sequence GTGACGAAAAACCGCAAGCGCGTCGGCGTTCTGATCTCGGGGCGCGGCTCGAATATGCGTGCGCTGGTCGAGGCGGCGCGCGCGCCCGATTTCCCTGCCGAAATCGGGGTCGTCCTGTCCAATGTACCCGACGTCGCTGGCCTCGATTTCGCGAGGGCGGAAGGAATCACGACCGCCGTCGTCGCCCACAAGTCGTTTCCCGACCGGGAGAGTTTTGAGCGCGCGATGCATGAGACGCTGATCGGCCATGGCGCCGAACTCATCTGCCTCGCCGGTTTCATGCGCATTCTGACGCCCTGGTTCGTCAGCCAATGGCGCGACCGCATGCTCAACATCCACCCCGCCCTGCTGCCGTCCTATCGCGGCCTGCACACCCATGAGCGTGCGCTTGCCGAGGGCGTGAAGATCCACGGCGCCACCGTCCATTTCGTCGCGCCGGAAATGGACGCCGGCCCGATCATCGTGCAGGCCGCCGTGCCGGTGCTGCGCGACGACACGCCCGAGGCGCTTGCCGCGCGCGTGCTGGCTCAGGAACATCGCATCTATCCGCTGGCGCTGAAACTCGTCGCCAGCGGCGCCGCGCGGGTCGAGGGCGCGCGGGTCCTGGTCGAGGGCGAGCCGCCTGCCCCGGACGCCCTGCTCTGGCCGCAATAA
- a CDS encoding AI-2E family transporter, producing the protein MRMEWQIAFWLAVLLLFGFACYMFANVLAPFIASLALGYVLDPVVSRLQRLGLNRLAATLVILAIFLVVVVVMMFAFGPILGRQLIGFAESLPEYANKLQSLIVGETTHLLHSYGGDWLKKLGIDAPATADEIQKSLGGFLSQGTQYLGNFLRSLWSGGQALVGLLALAVVTPVVTFYLLLSWPEMVSTIRSLIPPRYRATVFAISVEIDRALSGFLRGQSLVCLFLGAWYGVGLSLIGLNFGFFIGISAGFLSFIPYVGSTIALVFSVIVAVVQGWPHLGLLGLALLVVGSGQFLEGNVLSPKLVGESVGLHPVWLIFALFAFANLMGFAGMIIAVPLAAAMGVLIRFVIKRYKQSSLFSGVGLDAA; encoded by the coding sequence ATGCGGATGGAGTGGCAGATCGCTTTCTGGCTGGCAGTGCTGCTGCTGTTCGGCTTCGCCTGCTATATGTTCGCCAATGTGCTTGCGCCCTTCATCGCGTCGCTCGCGCTCGGCTATGTGCTCGACCCGGTGGTGTCGCGCCTGCAAAGGCTGGGGCTGAACCGCCTCGCCGCGACCCTCGTTATCCTCGCCATTTTCCTGGTGGTGGTGGTGGTGATGATGTTCGCGTTCGGCCCGATTCTCGGCCGGCAGCTCATCGGCTTCGCGGAATCCCTGCCCGAATACGCCAACAAGCTGCAGAGTCTGATCGTGGGCGAGACCACCCACCTGCTGCATAGTTACGGCGGCGACTGGCTCAAGAAGCTCGGCATCGACGCGCCCGCCACCGCCGACGAAATTCAGAAGTCGCTGGGCGGCTTCCTCTCGCAGGGCACGCAATATCTCGGTAATTTCCTGCGCTCGCTATGGTCGGGCGGTCAGGCTTTGGTCGGGCTCCTCGCCTTGGCTGTGGTCACCCCGGTCGTGACCTTCTATCTCCTTCTGTCCTGGCCGGAGATGGTCTCGACCATCCGCAGCCTGATCCCGCCGCGCTACCGCGCCACCGTCTTCGCAATTTCCGTCGAGATCGACCGGGCGCTTTCCGGATTCCTGCGTGGGCAGTCGCTGGTCTGCCTGTTCCTCGGCGCCTGGTACGGCGTGGGCTTGAGCCTGATCGGGCTGAATTTCGGGTTCTTCATCGGCATTTCGGCGGGATTCTTGAGCTTCATCCCCTATGTCGGCTCGACCATCGCCCTGGTTTTTTCGGTGATCGTCGCCGTCGTTCAGGGCTGGCCGCATCTCGGCCTGCTGGGTCTGGCGCTTCTGGTGGTGGGATCCGGCCAGTTTCTTGAGGGCAACGTGCTTTCGCCGAAACTGGTCGGCGAGTCCGTTGGCCTTCACCCCGTCTGGCTCATTTTCGCTTTGTTCGCCTTCGCCAATCTGATGGGCTTCGCCGGCATGATCATCGCCGTGCCGCTCGCCGCCGCCATGGGCGTGCTGATCCGCTTCGTCATCAAGCGCTACAAGCAGAGCTCCTTGTTCAGCGGCGTGGGCCTCGACGCCGCATGA
- the purM gene encoding phosphoribosylformylglycinamidine cyclo-ligase produces the protein MKKPGEKTAGLTYSQAGVDIDAGARMVDLIKPLVRATRRRGADAEIGGFGGLFDLKAAGFSDPILVAANDGVGTKVKIAVETGIHGTVGIDLVAMCVNDLVVQGAEPLFFLDYFATGKLNPETGSEIVKGIAAGCLEAGAALIGGETAEMPGVYQGGDYDLAGFAVGAAERGDLLPRRDISAGDVLFGLPSSGVHSNGFSLVRKIVERTQLKWTDPAPFAPGKSLAEALLEPTRIYVKPLLTALRKTQAIKAFAHITGGGFPENIPRVLPAGLGAQVHLDAIPVLPVFKWLAAEGGVVEREMLRTFNCGIGMIVVAEFSRAAEVEEALHESGEAPARLGHVIAAQGIAGMGERVAFDGKLAL, from the coding sequence ATGAAGAAGCCCGGCGAAAAGACCGCGGGACTCACTTATTCGCAGGCCGGCGTGGACATAGACGCGGGCGCGCGCATGGTCGATCTGATCAAGCCTTTGGTGCGCGCCACGAGGCGGCGGGGAGCCGACGCCGAGATCGGCGGCTTCGGCGGCCTGTTCGACCTCAAGGCCGCAGGCTTTTCCGATCCGATCCTGGTCGCTGCCAATGACGGCGTCGGCACCAAGGTCAAGATCGCCGTCGAAACCGGCATCCACGGCACGGTCGGGATCGACCTCGTCGCCATGTGCGTCAACGATCTCGTTGTGCAGGGCGCCGAGCCCCTGTTCTTCCTCGACTATTTCGCTACCGGCAAGCTGAATCCGGAAACCGGCTCCGAAATCGTCAAGGGCATAGCGGCCGGCTGCCTGGAGGCCGGCGCCGCGCTGATCGGCGGCGAGACCGCCGAAATGCCCGGCGTCTATCAGGGCGGCGATTACGACCTCGCCGGCTTCGCCGTCGGCGCCGCCGAGCGCGGTGACCTTTTGCCGCGCCGCGATATTTCCGCCGGTGACGTGCTGTTCGGCCTGCCGTCCTCCGGCGTCCATTCCAACGGCTTTTCGCTGGTGCGCAAGATCGTCGAGCGCACGCAGCTCAAATGGACCGATCCTGCGCCCTTCGCGCCGGGCAAAAGCCTCGCCGAGGCCCTGCTCGAACCGACCCGCATCTATGTGAAGCCCCTGCTCACGGCCCTGCGGAAGACCCAGGCGATCAAGGCCTTTGCCCATATCACCGGCGGCGGCTTTCCGGAGAATATTCCGCGCGTGCTTCCCGCCGGCCTTGGCGCCCAGGTCCATCTCGACGCGATTCCGGTCCTGCCGGTGTTCAAATGGCTTGCGGCGGAAGGCGGGGTGGTCGAGCGCGAAATGCTGCGGACGTTCAACTGCGGGATCGGCATGATCGTCGTCGCCGAATTTTCGCGCGCGGCGGAAGTCGAGGAAGCTTTGCACGAATCGGGCGAAGCCCCGGCGCGGCTCGGCCATGTCATCGCCGCCCAAGGGATCGCTGGCATGGGCGAGCGCGTCGCCTTCGACGGAAAGCTCGCGCTGTGA
- a CDS encoding CDP-alcohol phosphatidyltransferase family protein, with protein MNRTWFAFLPNLISLGRLILVPVSVDMIASRRWTEALIIFVVAGASDAVDGWVARRFDLRSELGAYLDAIADKALLICDYVALAIVGQLPMALALLVVSRDVMIIGAVILAWLLDRPMKIKPLWISKANTFGQIGLVAAVLAALAFNWPLGLWATAGQWAVAALTLASLAAYFRRWVTHMSA; from the coding sequence ATGAACAGAACATGGTTCGCCTTCCTGCCAAATCTCATCAGTCTGGGGCGGCTGATTCTTGTCCCGGTCAGCGTCGACATGATCGCGTCGCGGCGCTGGACCGAGGCCCTGATCATTTTCGTCGTCGCCGGCGCGTCGGACGCCGTTGACGGTTGGGTGGCGCGGCGTTTCGACTTGCGCTCGGAACTCGGCGCCTATCTCGACGCCATCGCCGACAAGGCCCTGCTGATCTGCGATTACGTGGCGCTGGCGATCGTCGGGCAACTGCCGATGGCGCTCGCCCTGCTGGTGGTCTCGCGCGACGTCATGATCATCGGCGCGGTCATCCTGGCGTGGCTTTTGGACAGGCCCATGAAAATCAAGCCCTTGTGGATATCCAAGGCCAATACTTTCGGCCAGATCGGCCTGGTCGCCGCGGTTCTCGCCGCGCTCGCCTTCAACTGGCCGCTCGGCCTGTGGGCGACGGCCGGACAATGGGCCGTCGCGGCATTGACCTTGGCCTCGCTCGCGGCCTATTTCAGGCGATGGGTAACGCATATGAGCGCCTGA